A genomic segment from Bufo bufo chromosome 8, aBufBuf1.1, whole genome shotgun sequence encodes:
- the GPANK1 gene encoding G patch domain and ankyrin repeat-containing protein 1, with amino-acid sequence MNFPRLISFTKAREKSDLWENGEQRNKNSSRRSEPTISGEEAKAFYEGLLSNEGGQSSSKKPSRKRRRVTSSHVGTQGQSQPRAAMTPSGATDHRNGHQLLKCSQLGDLKGVKRLLEKENCDLNFQDGYYWTALMCAAYAGQKHVVTYLLKRGAAWVGVCETTGKDALTLAEEAGHQDVVQILQDSLRGHPQDLTPRAHPPERKYCNVCKTDYQEDSIETHERSTVHLFNTKKKYPPTYYVIPQHNIGYKMMLKEGWDSEVGLGPNGTGRKFPVQTVLKRDQKGLGFQSNEKPKVTHFAAHDTLAVARPGITRKRTERVTTVGRKEERRREAKAKTWERDLRTYMNIDL; translated from the exons ATGAATTTCCCGCGGCTTATCTCATTCACCAAAGCTCGTGAGAAATCAGACTTGTGGGAAAATGGAGAACAGAGAAATAAGAATTCATCCCGGAGAAGTGAGCCGACCATTTCTGGTGAGGAGGCAAAAGCCTTCTATGAGGGTCTTCTTTCAAATGAAGGGGGGCAGTCGTCTTCAAAAAAACCTTCTCGAAAACGGAGGCGGGTCACCTCTTCACATGTGGGAACACAAGGACAGTCCCAGCCCAGAGCAGCCATGACCCCATCGGGTGCCACAGACCATCGGAACGGCCACCAGCTGCTAAAATGTTCACAACTGGGAGACCTGAAAGGTGTGAAGCGTCTACTGGAGAAGGAGAACTGCGACCTCAATTTTCAGGATGGTTATTACTGGACGGCTCTGATGTGCGCCGCATACGCAGGGCAAAAGCACGTAGTGACTTATTTACTGAAGAGGGGTGCAGCCTGGGTTGGGGTATGTGAAACCACAGGCAAGGACGCATTGACCTTAGCAGAAGAGGCTGGACATCAGGATGTTGTCCAGATCCTACAGGATTCCTTGAGAGGTCATCCTCAAGACTTAACACCAAG AGCACATCCACCGGAAAGAAAATACTGTAACGTCTGCAAGACTGATTACCAAGAAGACAGCATCGAAACCCATGAACGATCCACCGTGCACCTCTTTAACACCAAAAAGAAATATCCTCCCACCTACTACGTCATCCCACAACATAACATCGGCTATAAGATGATGCTGAAGGAAGGCTGGGACTCTGAGGTGGGGCTGGGGCCCAACGGCACAGGCAGGAAGTTCCCTGTTCAGACAGTTCTCAAGAGAGACCAGAAGGGTCTTGGTTTCCAAAGCAATGAGAAGCCAAAAGTCACTCATTTTGCTGCTCACGACACTTTGGCAGTAGCCAGGCCGGGTATAACGCGCAAGAGAACTGAACGAGTGACTACTGTCGGCAGGAAagaagagagaaggagggaggcaAAGGCTAAGACCTGGGAGCGAGATTTGAGGACTTATATGAATATAGATCTGTAG